A single window of Arcobacter venerupis DNA harbors:
- a CDS encoding acetyl-CoA carboxylase biotin carboxylase subunit: MAKIKKVLIANRGEIALRIIRACKELEIGSVAIFSEVDVEGIWVRKADECYPIMGDLIQAYLDYDRIISIAKKADCDAIHPGYGFLSENADFARACEENGIIFIGPKPEHIELFGDKMASKVAMKKVGVPVLEGTDEPVVSIHEGEKVAREIGFPVIIKAAFGGGGRGMRIVKAEKDFKEMFESATNESMKYFGRDEVFIEKYVENPRHIEIQVIADKYGNVLHLGERDCSIQRRHQKVIEIAPSPRLNNETRKELYRIATKAMFKLGYESVGTVEFLVDAQDNIYFIEMNTRVQVEHPVTETITGVDIIQRMIEIAEGDKLQFLQEEIQFRGYAIEFRINAENPQKNFMPGTGTVSKYLTPGGPGVRLDTSIYTGYKVPANYDSMIGKLIVWALTWEGAVKKAKRALDEFYIEGFPTNIPLHREIVRDEDFINGTFNTSYLDKKMEIFTLNSEDNIKKEEEKIAGIMKLMETIKKNNIKVKH, from the coding sequence ATGGCAAAGATAAAAAAAGTACTTATTGCAAATAGAGGTGAAATAGCTCTTAGAATCATTAGAGCTTGTAAAGAGCTAGAAATTGGAAGTGTTGCTATATTTTCAGAAGTTGATGTTGAGGGTATTTGGGTTAGAAAAGCTGATGAATGTTATCCAATCATGGGTGATTTAATTCAAGCATATCTTGATTATGACAGAATTATTTCAATTGCTAAAAAAGCAGATTGTGATGCTATTCACCCAGGTTATGGATTTTTAAGTGAAAATGCTGATTTTGCAAGAGCATGTGAAGAAAATGGAATTATTTTCATTGGACCAAAACCTGAACACATAGAACTTTTTGGTGATAAAATGGCTTCTAAAGTTGCTATGAAGAAAGTTGGTGTTCCAGTACTTGAAGGAACTGATGAACCAGTAGTTAGTATTCACGAAGGTGAAAAAGTTGCAAGAGAAATTGGTTTTCCTGTAATCATCAAAGCTGCATTTGGTGGTGGTGGACGTGGGATGAGAATTGTAAAAGCTGAAAAAGATTTTAAAGAGATGTTTGAAAGTGCTACAAATGAATCAATGAAATATTTTGGAAGAGATGAAGTTTTCATTGAAAAATATGTTGAAAATCCAAGACATATCGAAATCCAAGTTATCGCTGATAAATATGGAAATGTTCTTCATTTAGGTGAAAGAGATTGTTCTATCCAAAGAAGACACCAAAAAGTTATCGAAATTGCACCTAGTCCAAGACTTAATAACGAAACAAGAAAAGAACTTTATAGAATTGCTACAAAAGCAATGTTTAAATTAGGTTACGAAAGTGTAGGAACTGTTGAATTTTTAGTTGATGCTCAGGATAATATCTATTTTATTGAGATGAATACAAGAGTTCAAGTTGAGCATCCAGTAACTGAAACAATCACAGGTGTTGATATTATTCAAAGAATGATTGAAATTGCTGAGGGTGATAAATTACAATTTTTACAAGAAGAGATTCAATTTAGAGGTTATGCTATTGAATTTAGAATAAATGCTGAAAATCCACAAAAAAACTTCATGCCAGGAACTGGAACTGTAAGTAAATATTTAACTCCAGGAGGTCCAGGAGTAAGACTTGATACAAGTATTTATACTGGATATAAAGTTCCTGCAAATTATGACTCAATGATTGGAAAACTAATTGTTTGGGCATTAACTTGGGAAGGTGCAGTTAAAAAAGCTAAAAGAGCTTTAGATGAATTTTATATTGAGGGATTCCCTACAAATATTCCACTTCATAGAGAAATTGTAAGGGATGAAGATTTCATCAATGGAACTTTTAATACAAGTTATTTAGATAAAAAAATGGAAATCTTCACTCTTAATAGTGAAGATAATATTAAAAAAGAAGAAGAAAAGATTGCTGGGATTATGAAACTAATGGAAACAATCAAAAAAAATAATATCAAAGTTAAACATTAA
- a CDS encoding DUF1016 N-terminal domain-containing protein — MKEVLQTQNSFYHDIKSILQIARDNAYKSVNFIMVEAYWNIGKKIVEVEQNGETKAKYGSNLISELSKQLIVDFGRGFNTTNLKMMRQFYLIFPNRHTLCDQLSWSHYRLIMRIENENTKNIF, encoded by the coding sequence ATGAAAGAAGTATTGCAAACACAAAACAGTTTTTATCATGATATTAAATCTATTTTACAAATAGCAAGAGACAATGCCTATAAATCTGTAAATTTTATAATGGTAGAAGCTTATTGGAATATTGGTAAAAAAATAGTAGAAGTTGAACAAAATGGAGAAACAAAAGCAAAATATGGCTCAAATCTTATAAGTGAATTATCAAAACAGCTAATAGTTGATTTTGGAAGAGGCTTTAATACAACTAATTTAAAAATGATGAGACAGTTTTATTTGATTTTTCCAAATCGTCACACACTGTGTGACCAATTGAGTTGGAGTCATTATCGACTTATTATGAGAATTGAAAATGAAAATACTAAGAATATATTTTAA
- a CDS encoding Fic family protein — protein sequence MKEFIPSKLPLKKDIETKEILRATIRAHKTLAELKGIANSLPNQKIVINTLVLQEAKDSSEIENIITTYDEIYRSDISDSFINSDIKEVQNYKDALYLGFEIIKTKKFLTINHIKEIQSTLEKNDAGFRKQSGTVLKNPTTGEIKLIPPQNPKDIEELMTNLVDYINDSSLEDFDSLVKMAIIHYQFESIHPFYDGNGRTGRIINILYLVLENLLDVPILYLSRYIIKNKADYYRLLNDVSFNDGLNNWILFILKGIEEISKETIKTIKNIENLMNETKNIIIEQKPKIYSKDLLEALFYHPYTKRAFIEEQLNVSRPTATNYLNELEKLGILSSKKIGKEVFYVHNKLFELFKDM from the coding sequence ATGAAAGAGTTTATCCCCTCAAAATTACCTTTAAAAAAAGATATAGAAACAAAAGAGATTTTAAGAGCCACAATAAGAGCACATAAAACATTAGCTGAATTAAAAGGTATTGCAAACTCTTTACCAAATCAAAAAATTGTAATAAATACTTTAGTTTTACAAGAAGCTAAAGATAGTAGTGAAATTGAGAATATTATTACAACTTATGATGAAATTTATCGTTCAGATATTTCAGATAGTTTTATAAATAGTGATATAAAAGAGGTTCAAAATTATAAAGATGCTTTGTATTTAGGTTTTGAGATTATTAAAACTAAAAAGTTTTTAACTATAAATCACATAAAAGAAATTCAATCAACTTTAGAAAAAAATGATGCAGGTTTTAGAAAACAAAGTGGAACAGTATTAAAAAATCCAACAACTGGAGAAATAAAACTAATTCCACCTCAAAATCCAAAAGATATTGAAGAACTTATGACGAATTTGGTTGATTATATAAATGATTCAAGTTTAGAAGATTTTGATAGTTTAGTAAAAATGGCGATTATTCATTATCAATTCGAATCAATTCATCCTTTTTATGATGGAAATGGAAGAACTGGAAGAATCATAAATATCTTATATTTGGTTTTAGAAAATTTGTTAGATGTTCCTATTTTGTATTTGAGTAGATATATTATTAAAAACAAAGCAGATTATTACAGACTATTAAATGATGTTAGTTTTAACGATGGGTTGAATAACTGGATTTTATTTATATTAAAAGGTATTGAGGAAATTTCAAAAGAGACAATTAAAACAATAAAAAATATAGAAAATCTTATGAATGAAACTAAAAACATAATAATAGAGCAAAAACCAAAAATATATAGTAAAGATTTACTAGAAGCACTTTTTTATCATCCTTACACAAAAAGAGCTTTTATAGAAGAACAACTAAATGTTTCAAGACCAACTGCAACTAATTATCTTAATGAGTTAGAAAAACTAGGAATCCTTTCAAGTAAAAAGATAGGAAAAGAAGTTTTTTATGTACATAATAAACTGTTTGAATTATTCAAAGACATGTAA